Proteins encoded within one genomic window of Deltaproteobacteria bacterium:
- the dksA gene encoding RNA polymerase-binding protein DksA, translating to MLTEERMEYFKHILRQRLDQLLGEATKTVNGMVGMNEKFPDPSDRATMESDRAFSLRIKDRERKLIAKIKEALERIDNGTYGICEECEEEISEKRLEARPVTTLCIECKKRQETEERLRGI from the coding sequence ATGCTCACAGAGGAACGAATGGAATATTTCAAACATATCCTTCGCCAGAGGCTTGATCAACTCCTGGGAGAGGCCACCAAGACGGTAAACGGCATGGTCGGTATGAACGAGAAGTTCCCGGACCCGTCGGATCGGGCCACGATGGAATCCGACCGAGCTTTTTCCCTCAGGATAAAGGACAGGGAAAGGAAACTGATCGCTAAGATCAAAGAGGCCCTCGAAAGGATCGATAACGGCACTTACGGCATTTGCGAGGAATGCGAGGAGGAGATTTCGGAGAAAAGGCTTGAGGCCCGACCCGTGACGACCCTCTGCATCGAGTGCAAGAAAAGACAGGAGACTGAAGAAAGACTCCGGGGAATCTGA
- the hrpA gene encoding ATP-dependent RNA helicase HrpA — MLRDRAVLSRRLERLLTARKGRTPGKKDFEAQLEAMEKRAEASALEMEKRAENIPRIEYPEELPITSMRDDIIRAVREHQVVVVSGDTGSGKSTQLPKMCLEAGRGIAGKIGCTQPRRIAAATISRRIAEELGEKLGKSVGYKIRFRDRTPRSAYIKVMTDGILLAETRGDPGLHEYDTLIVDEAHERSLNIDFILGILRTLIPRRPELRVIITSATLDTRKFSEAFGNAPVIEIKGRLYPVETVYRPQESVPGGESEVTWVDTAVEAVEEIYRKKRPGDILVFMPTERDVLETCERLSGRNFPGTSVLPLYARLPASQQGRVYSVKGRKIVVATNVAETSLTIPGITYVIDTGLARIARYLPRTRTNSLPVSPISRSSADQRKGRCGRVRDGICIRLYSEEDYESRPEFTPPEILRSNLAEVLLRMVDLKLGDPHTFPFIDPPNPRSIKDGFDILEELGAVERRGGRVLLTERGRVMARMPLDPRISRMMLEAAREGCVKEVAVIAAALSIQDPRERPADKTFQADQIHGTFRDPESDFLTLLNIWDRFHKEWKALKTQNRIRKFCKAHFLSFSRMREWIDTHDQIMDIFREHAVMKNSPPPPADPASRYAGIHRSVLAGFLSNIALLKDKNIYRAARGREVMVFPGSTLFNKKAPWIVAAEMVKTSRLFARTAAKIDPGWLESLGEGLCRSSYSEPHWEKNRGEVRAYEQVTLYGLPIVSRRPVSYGPIDPEESHRIFVRHALVEGDLKPPLPPFLRHNRNLIRSLETMEDKLRRRDILIGEEALADFYSRRLAGVYDVRTLRRRIRERGGDGFLRMKKDDLLRYLPEESELALFPDEVKVGETRLKTSYKFAPGREEDGLTVQVPSSIASRISSAPLDWGVPGLLREKITAFIKGLPKRYRKQLVPVSGTVETVMKEMERTDEPLLTALARFVYRRFGVDIPASVWTSVEIPMHLQTRVSITDSEGKEIESGRDIHKLMRGPKGAPLASDDSTLKRVRDQWERENLKDWDFDFLPARVPLPPRGEAYPALESTAEGVNIKIFRDPDEALASHMEGVSRLLELRLAKDLKFLKRNWTLPGEAARAAAYFGGGKEIEKSLYRSLLGRFFRKDIRTRGEFESYARHLEQTMFEEARQLRNRVIEVLLAYQETRSILHTLEGAAPSNRAVQELCGRVRRELDALVPRDFIECYPPERLAHLPRYLKALEIRAERGANHPEKDRTKEARVAGFVKAMESMVAELPPHASREKREGVEAFRWMIEEYKVSVFAQELKTPYPVSEKRLEMKRKELERML; from the coding sequence ATGCTCCGGGACAGGGCTGTGCTTTCACGCCGCCTTGAGCGGCTTCTGACCGCCCGGAAGGGAAGGACTCCCGGGAAGAAGGACTTCGAGGCCCAGCTTGAGGCCATGGAGAAACGGGCCGAGGCGTCTGCCCTGGAGATGGAGAAAAGGGCGGAAAACATTCCCCGGATCGAGTACCCGGAGGAACTTCCCATTACCTCCATGAGGGATGACATCATTCGGGCCGTCCGGGAGCATCAGGTGGTCGTGGTTTCGGGAGACACGGGTTCGGGAAAGAGTACCCAACTCCCCAAGATGTGTCTGGAGGCGGGACGGGGAATCGCGGGAAAGATCGGGTGCACCCAGCCCCGGCGGATCGCCGCGGCGACGATCTCCCGCCGAATCGCCGAAGAACTGGGGGAGAAGTTGGGGAAATCCGTTGGCTACAAGATCCGCTTCAGGGACCGCACTCCTCGAAGTGCCTATATCAAGGTCATGACCGACGGGATCCTCCTGGCGGAGACCCGGGGGGATCCCGGACTCCATGAGTACGATACCTTGATCGTTGATGAGGCCCACGAGCGGAGCCTCAACATCGACTTCATCCTGGGAATCCTGAGGACCCTTATCCCTCGGCGACCCGAACTCAGGGTGATCATCACATCAGCCACCCTGGACACCCGCAAATTCTCCGAGGCCTTTGGAAATGCCCCGGTCATCGAGATAAAGGGTCGTCTTTATCCCGTGGAGACCGTGTACCGGCCCCAGGAGTCGGTTCCCGGGGGGGAAAGCGAGGTCACCTGGGTGGACACGGCCGTGGAGGCTGTGGAGGAGATTTACCGGAAGAAGCGACCGGGAGACATCCTCGTCTTCATGCCCACGGAGCGGGATGTCCTGGAAACCTGCGAGCGCCTTTCGGGCAGGAATTTCCCGGGAACCTCGGTCCTGCCCCTCTATGCGAGGCTCCCGGCCTCTCAGCAGGGGCGGGTTTATTCGGTGAAGGGGAGGAAGATCGTCGTTGCCACGAACGTGGCCGAAACCTCCCTCACGATCCCGGGGATCACTTACGTGATCGATACCGGTTTGGCCCGTATCGCCCGGTATCTCCCCCGCACCCGCACAAACAGCCTTCCCGTGAGCCCCATTTCCCGCAGCAGCGCGGACCAGCGAAAAGGACGCTGCGGTCGGGTCCGAGACGGGATCTGTATCAGGCTTTATTCCGAGGAGGATTACGAGTCCCGGCCCGAGTTTACACCTCCCGAGATCTTGCGTTCCAACCTGGCCGAGGTTCTTCTCCGCATGGTGGACCTGAAGCTGGGGGATCCCCATACCTTTCCCTTCATCGATCCTCCCAACCCCAGGAGCATCAAGGACGGATTCGACATCCTGGAGGAACTGGGAGCTGTTGAGAGGCGGGGTGGACGGGTTCTCCTCACGGAGAGGGGCCGCGTCATGGCCCGGATGCCCCTTGATCCCAGGATTTCCCGGATGATGCTGGAGGCCGCAAGGGAGGGGTGCGTGAAGGAGGTGGCTGTCATAGCCGCTGCCCTGAGCATCCAGGATCCGCGGGAGCGGCCGGCCGACAAGACCTTCCAGGCCGACCAGATCCATGGAACCTTCAGGGATCCTGAATCGGATTTTTTGACCTTGCTCAATATCTGGGACCGCTTTCACAAAGAGTGGAAGGCCCTAAAGACCCAGAACAGGATCCGAAAGTTCTGCAAGGCCCATTTCCTGTCCTTCTCCAGGATGCGCGAATGGATCGATACCCATGATCAGATCATGGATATTTTCAGGGAACACGCCGTCATGAAGAATTCGCCTCCTCCCCCAGCCGATCCCGCATCCCGGTACGCGGGCATCCACCGCTCCGTACTTGCGGGGTTTTTATCCAATATCGCCCTTTTGAAAGACAAGAATATTTACCGGGCGGCCCGGGGAAGGGAGGTGATGGTTTTTCCCGGCTCCACCCTCTTCAACAAGAAGGCCCCGTGGATCGTTGCGGCGGAGATGGTCAAGACCTCGCGCCTGTTCGCCAGGACCGCAGCCAAGATCGATCCGGGCTGGCTGGAATCCCTCGGGGAAGGGCTGTGTCGCTCCAGTTACTCCGAGCCCCACTGGGAAAAGAACCGCGGGGAGGTCAGGGCCTATGAACAGGTGACCCTTTACGGGCTCCCCATCGTATCCCGGCGGCCGGTCTCATACGGCCCCATCGATCCGGAGGAGTCCCATCGGATCTTCGTGCGCCACGCCCTGGTGGAGGGAGATCTCAAGCCGCCCCTTCCCCCTTTTCTAAGACACAACCGCAACCTGATCCGATCCCTTGAAACAATGGAAGACAAACTCCGCCGCCGGGACATCCTGATCGGGGAAGAGGCCTTGGCCGACTTTTATTCCCGGAGACTGGCGGGCGTCTATGATGTGCGTACCCTCCGGAGGCGTATCCGGGAAAGGGGAGGAGACGGTTTCCTGCGGATGAAAAAGGATGACCTGCTCCGGTACCTGCCCGAGGAATCCGAACTGGCCCTTTTCCCGGACGAGGTAAAGGTGGGGGAAACCAGGCTCAAGACCTCTTACAAGTTCGCTCCCGGAAGGGAGGAAGACGGGCTGACCGTCCAGGTCCCCTCTTCGATCGCTTCCCGTATCTCGTCGGCGCCCCTGGATTGGGGCGTGCCGGGTCTTCTCAGGGAGAAGATCACGGCCTTCATCAAGGGCCTTCCCAAGCGGTACCGGAAGCAGTTGGTGCCGGTTTCAGGCACGGTGGAAACGGTCATGAAGGAGATGGAACGGACCGATGAACCCCTTTTGACGGCCTTGGCCCGCTTCGTTTACCGCCGGTTCGGCGTGGACATCCCCGCATCCGTGTGGACTTCTGTGGAGATTCCCATGCATCTCCAGACAAGGGTATCCATTACCGATTCGGAAGGGAAGGAGATAGAGTCGGGAAGGGACATCCACAAGCTGATGAGGGGCCCCAAGGGCGCACCCCTCGCTTCCGACGACTCCACCCTGAAACGGGTGAGGGACCAGTGGGAACGGGAAAACCTCAAGGACTGGGATTTCGATTTCCTGCCCGCGAGGGTGCCATTGCCCCCCCGCGGGGAGGCTTATCCCGCACTTGAGAGCACCGCGGAGGGGGTAAATATCAAGATCTTCCGGGACCCCGACGAGGCCCTTGCTTCCCACATGGAGGGTGTTTCAAGGCTTTTGGAACTCCGCCTGGCCAAGGACCTCAAGTTCCTGAAGCGGAACTGGACCCTGCCCGGAGAGGCCGCTCGGGCCGCGGCCTATTTCGGAGGCGGAAAGGAGATCGAGAAATCTCTCTACCGGAGTCTCCTGGGCCGGTTCTTTCGGAAAGATATCCGCACCCGCGGGGAATTCGAATCCTATGCCCGTCATCTGGAGCAGACGATGTTCGAGGAGGCCCGGCAACTGAGGAATCGGGTGATCGAGGTTCTCCTGGCCTACCAGGAGACCCGCTCGATTTTGCATACCCTGGAGGGTGCGGCCCCGTCGAATCGCGCCGTTCAGGAACTCTGCGGCCGGGTCCGGAGGGAATTGGATGCACTTGTCCCCCGCGATTTCATCGAATGTTACCCCCCTGAGCGCCTGGCCCATCTCCCCCGCTATTTAAAGGCCCTGGAGATCAGGGCGGAAAGGGGTGCCAATCATCCGGAAAAAGACCGGACCAAGGAAGCCCGGGTGGCGGGGTTTGTCAAGGCCATGGAATCCATGGTCGCGGAACTTCCCCCCCATGCCTCCAGGGAAAAGAGGGAAGGGGTTGAGGCCTTCCGTTGGATGATCGAGGAGTATAAGGTCTCTGTTTTCGCTCAGGAACTCAAGACCCCCTATCCCGTTTCGGAAAAGCGGTTGGAAATGAAGAGGAAGGAACTGGAGAGGATGTTGTAG
- the waaF gene encoding lipopolysaccharide heptosyltransferase II, translating to MGKQTYLKPIDASGIRRILVRITNWIGDTVMVLPALEAVKLNFPDSEITALVKPWVAPLFEHHPAVDRVLLFEKAERFPADLLSLLKTAGKIRSMGFDLAVLFQNAFEAALLSRLGGVPLRVGYDTDGRGLLLTHPVSRKRTAPQGHQVEYYLAMLRAIGWEAPLKDPRLHVAPGSETSALRLFSLEEIEQEGFFLGIAPGAAFGPAKRWPPERFAALADQAVEQWGARVLIFGSATDRDLGREVKASMKNRAWNLCGETSLGEAVALIKRCRLFLTNDSGLMHVAAALEVPTVAIFGSTDPAATGPRGPHTRVVKKPTDCAPCLKAVCPKDFRCMLAIHPGDVWKVMEELRGEFQ from the coding sequence ATGGGAAAGCAAACGTACCTCAAACCGATCGATGCATCCGGGATTCGCCGCATCCTTGTGCGGATTACCAACTGGATCGGTGACACCGTCATGGTCCTCCCGGCCCTCGAGGCCGTGAAGTTGAACTTTCCAGACAGCGAAATCACCGCGCTCGTCAAGCCCTGGGTGGCCCCCCTATTCGAACATCACCCTGCGGTGGACAGGGTCTTGCTGTTTGAAAAGGCGGAGCGCTTTCCAGCCGACCTTCTCAGCCTCCTCAAGACCGCCGGGAAGATCCGGAGCATGGGTTTTGATCTCGCCGTCCTCTTTCAAAACGCCTTCGAGGCGGCCCTTCTCTCCCGGCTTGGCGGCGTTCCCCTCAGGGTCGGCTATGACACGGACGGTCGGGGTCTTCTCCTGACCCATCCTGTCTCAAGGAAAAGGACGGCCCCGCAAGGCCACCAGGTGGAATACTACCTGGCCATGCTCAGGGCCATCGGGTGGGAGGCCCCCCTGAAAGACCCCAGGCTTCACGTTGCTCCGGGAAGCGAGACATCCGCCCTCCGGCTCTTTTCCCTGGAAGAAATCGAGCAGGAGGGTTTCTTCTTGGGCATCGCGCCCGGAGCGGCCTTTGGCCCTGCCAAAAGGTGGCCTCCAGAGCGCTTTGCAGCCCTCGCCGACCAGGCCGTCGAGCAGTGGGGAGCGAGGGTGTTGATCTTCGGGAGCGCGACTGACCGGGATCTCGGCCGGGAAGTCAAGGCTTCCATGAAAAACCGGGCATGGAACCTGTGCGGAGAAACGAGCCTGGGGGAAGCGGTGGCCCTGATCAAACGCTGCAGGCTTTTCCTCACCAATGATTCCGGTCTCATGCACGTGGCCGCCGCCCTGGAGGTACCCACTGTTGCGATTTTCGGCTCCACGGATCCCGCGGCCACGGGGCCGAGGGGCCCCCACACCCGGGTGGTCAAGAAGCCGACGGACTGCGCACCCTGCCTTAAGGCCGTGTGCCCCAAGGATTTTAGATGTATGCTCGCCATCCACCCCGGGGACGTCTGGAAAGTGATGGAGGAGCTGAGAGGGGAATTCCAATGA
- a CDS encoding HAD family hydrolase: MKRPAVFIDRDGTVNEQMGYINHPNRFKLLPGAAEAIRLLNRNRILAIIVSNQSGVARGYFPIELVHEVHRLMESALEKQGARIDGIFFCPHHPQGVVPEFKKKCDCRKPGTGMVDLACRSFEIDKTRSYLIGDRYLDIETAERAGLKGILVKTGYGLGDLTYIFPQRPLRPCYIADDLLQAVQWVLKREG; encoded by the coding sequence ATGAAAAGACCCGCTGTTTTCATAGACAGGGACGGCACGGTGAATGAACAGATGGGATATATCAACCATCCCAACCGGTTCAAGCTTTTACCGGGGGCAGCCGAAGCCATCCGGTTGCTGAACCGGAATCGGATCCTCGCCATCATCGTCTCCAACCAGTCAGGAGTCGCCCGGGGCTACTTTCCCATCGAGCTTGTCCACGAGGTGCACCGTCTGATGGAATCGGCACTCGAAAAGCAAGGGGCCCGGATCGACGGGATCTTTTTTTGTCCCCACCACCCCCAGGGAGTGGTACCCGAGTTCAAGAAGAAATGCGATTGCCGAAAGCCCGGCACCGGTATGGTGGACCTGGCCTGTCGCAGCTTCGAAATCGACAAGACCCGCTCTTATTTGATCGGGGACCGTTACCTTGATATCGAAACGGCGGAAAGGGCCGGACTCAAGGGAATCCTGGTCAAGACTGGTTACGGGTTGGGGGATCTCACGTACATCTTCCCCCAAAGACCCCTTCGACCCTGTTACATTGCGGATGACCTGCTCCAGGCCGTTCAATGGGTATTGAAAAGGGAGGGGTAA
- a CDS encoding redoxin domain-containing protein gives MGTFSGLLSLIWLIGISALSVGDKAPSLEGTLWLQGQEVTFEKPYTVLEFWATWCPACRSEIPHLARIQSFYEDQVRVVGLSDEPSNDLARFLKGEGKEISYGVGKVTHEVRRRYMDGTPGVPYAFLVDKTRTVIWEGHPSDLDEVLDKALAGRLDIERVKRISSLEKALRETLKTNDMEIVAQAADALLALDPANERGLRVRTVVAKKQKDPAALRAMYDRLDPKILKGAKANRLARDLITEKELPFRYVGAALKLAARAVEMEPENGLFAHTYARVQYCLGNLDKAIAWERRALKLDPGEKKYRDDLDYYLSVKKLREGCTPRDPSLSQGPFPDSP, from the coding sequence ATGGGCACCTTTTCAGGCCTGCTGTCTCTGATCTGGCTGATCGGGATTTCGGCCCTGAGCGTGGGCGACAAGGCCCCGTCCCTGGAGGGCACCCTGTGGCTTCAGGGCCAAGAGGTAACCTTTGAGAAACCATACACTGTCCTGGAGTTCTGGGCGACCTGGTGCCCTGCTTGCCGTTCCGAGATCCCCCACCTGGCCAGGATCCAGTCTTTTTATGAGGATCAGGTCCGCGTGGTGGGCTTAAGCGATGAACCTTCCAACGATCTCGCCCGGTTCCTGAAAGGGGAAGGAAAGGAGATTTCTTACGGGGTGGGGAAGGTCACCCATGAGGTGCGGCGACGGTACATGGACGGAACACCAGGAGTCCCATACGCCTTCCTTGTGGACAAGACCAGAACGGTGATATGGGAAGGGCACCCATCGGACCTTGATGAAGTCCTGGATAAGGCCTTGGCGGGCAGGCTGGACATCGAGCGGGTCAAACGGATTTCTTCCCTGGAAAAGGCCCTTCGGGAGACCCTCAAAACGAATGACATGGAGATTGTCGCTCAGGCGGCCGACGCACTCCTTGCCCTGGATCCGGCGAACGAGAGGGGCCTGCGTGTGCGTACGGTGGTGGCTAAGAAACAGAAGGATCCGGCGGCCCTTCGTGCCATGTATGACCGCCTGGATCCAAAGATCCTGAAGGGGGCCAAGGCCAACCGCCTCGCCCGGGACCTGATAACGGAGAAGGAGCTTCCTTTCCGGTATGTAGGCGCAGCCTTGAAACTTGCCGCCCGGGCGGTGGAAATGGAACCGGAAAACGGGCTCTTCGCCCATACTTACGCCCGGGTCCAGTACTGCCTTGGAAACCTGGACAAGGCCATCGCCTGGGAGAGGAGGGCCCTCAAACTCGACCCGGGCGAAAAAAAGTACAGGGACGACCTCGATTATTACCTCTCCGTGAAAAAGCTGCGGGAAGGCTGTACTCCCCGGGATCCCTCTTTATCCCAGGGGCCCTTTCCGGACTCCCCGTGA
- a CDS encoding Trm112 family protein, with translation MTISKDLLEILACPKCKGEIRLNDTGDGLICERCRLLYEIKDDIPVMLVDEARPLDT, from the coding sequence ATGACCATCAGCAAGGATTTGCTCGAAATACTGGCCTGTCCGAAATGCAAAGGAGAGATCCGGCTCAACGATACCGGAGACGGCCTCATTTGCGAAAGATGCAGGCTGCTTTACGAGATCAAGGACGATATCCCTGTTATGCTCGTGGATGAAGCGCGGCCCCTGGACACCTGA
- a CDS encoding malonyl-CoA decarboxylase family protein produces the protein MIGLFQTLLDEGAREEEIFAQIRERYGSLEDPEKEALFLELIEKVEILPEKISPLLNELNTMDPDDPDWPRRLAGLRSRLYSPRLLIFRKISHAPGGLRFLLDFRRDLLSAQRFSGIDLKALDFDIVLLFELWFQEGFLYLEEITHDSSYRQIELIKNSDLVHPMMTIEEMGLRLGRDRRCFALYHRLIPYEPIVFIEVALSNGLVRRIADIIENEGNQAEEGEKDTAVFYSINSTQQGLSGLGLGKMLIGQVVDYLKKDRPEIQTFATLSPITGFWKYYLRPLLEGKDENFSLKQSEFLSFFSKKQAQQILAKARSSGQRAEDLPGALLTVLSGEDWIRDEELKKSLRTALVKTAYHYIAREKNPQGKPLNPVAGFHLGNGATVSQKNVNFLANPTPRGLRDSCGLMVNYIYTSTWLGHLRRSLRWFEKTEFRNLFSRGR, from the coding sequence TTGATCGGACTTTTTCAGACCCTTCTCGATGAAGGGGCCAGGGAAGAAGAAATCTTCGCGCAAATCAGGGAACGCTATGGCTCCCTGGAGGATCCGGAGAAGGAGGCCCTGTTCCTCGAGCTCATTGAAAAGGTGGAAATCCTGCCCGAGAAGATTTCGCCCCTTTTGAATGAATTGAACACGATGGACCCGGATGACCCCGATTGGCCTCGCAGACTTGCCGGGCTCCGTTCCCGCCTTTACTCACCCCGTCTTCTCATTTTCCGGAAAATTTCCCACGCCCCCGGCGGACTCCGCTTTCTGCTGGATTTCAGGCGGGACCTGCTCTCTGCGCAACGCTTTTCGGGAATCGATCTCAAGGCCCTGGATTTTGATATTGTTCTTCTCTTCGAATTGTGGTTCCAGGAAGGATTCCTTTATCTCGAAGAGATCACCCATGATTCCTCATACCGGCAAATCGAGTTGATCAAGAACAGCGACCTCGTGCATCCCATGATGACCATCGAGGAGATGGGTCTTCGCTTAGGCAGGGACCGGCGGTGTTTTGCTCTCTACCACCGACTCATCCCTTACGAACCCATAGTCTTCATCGAGGTGGCTTTGAGCAACGGCCTCGTGAGGCGCATCGCCGATATAATCGAGAACGAGGGAAACCAGGCCGAAGAAGGAGAGAAGGACACGGCGGTCTTCTACTCCATCAACAGCACCCAGCAAGGACTCTCCGGGCTGGGGCTCGGAAAGATGCTCATCGGCCAAGTGGTCGACTACCTCAAAAAAGACCGGCCCGAGATCCAGACCTTTGCGACCCTGAGCCCCATCACCGGTTTCTGGAAATATTACCTGAGGCCCCTCCTCGAAGGAAAGGATGAAAACTTCTCCCTAAAGCAGTCAGAGTTCCTTTCCTTCTTTTCCAAAAAGCAGGCCCAACAAATTCTTGCAAAGGCCCGCTCCAGCGGCCAACGGGCGGAAGACCTTCCAGGGGCGCTGCTGACGGTCCTCTCCGGGGAGGACTGGATACGGGACGAAGAATTGAAGAAAAGCCTCCGGACCGCCCTCGTCAAGACGGCCTATCACTACATCGCCCGTGAAAAGAACCCCCAGGGTAAACCCCTGAATCCCGTTGCCGGATTTCACCTGGGAAACGGGGCCACCGTCTCCCAGAAAAACGTCAATTTTCTGGCCAACCCTACTCCCAGGGGTCTGAGGGATTCCTGCGGCCTGATGGTCAACTACATTTATACTTCCACATGGTTGGGACATCTCCGGAGATCTCTCCGGTGGTTCGAGAAAACCGAATTCAGGAACCTCTTCTCCCGCGGCCGTTAG
- a CDS encoding FAD-dependent oxidoreductase, which translates to MRRYEVIIIGAGPAGIFTALTLGDLGVEPVLLLEQGKDLSLRSRRDPGDILCGWGGAGAFSDGKLTLSAEVGGFLGDLMDRGTLSELLSKADALYVSSGAPDRLYGEDPLDLQDLADRARLADLELIPSRIRHIGTENCPKVLGEFRRSLEGRVEVWCGCKVQRLLTREGGIEGVELEDGKTVEGRFVVAAPGRSGAGWMKEQADALGLHTVASPVDIGVRVELPAAVLKEITDRVYESKLIYYSKTFDDKVRTFCMNPHGEVVLERGENVITVNGHSYTSKRTENTNFAILVSSAFTDPFDDPIAYGLYIARLANLLSGGAIIQRLGDLLAGRRSTQSRIDRCLTRPTLREAVAGDLSFVFPYRHLVDILEMLQALEKIAPGVYSRHTLLYGVEVKFYSNRIRVTPEMETQVRNLFAVGDGAGITRGLLQASVSGILAAKAISRRLEGKSPS; encoded by the coding sequence ATGAGGCGCTACGAGGTGATCATCATAGGTGCGGGACCAGCGGGAATCTTTACGGCCCTGACCCTGGGAGATCTCGGGGTGGAACCGGTACTCCTGCTGGAGCAAGGGAAGGATTTGTCGCTTCGAAGCCGAAGAGATCCGGGGGATATCCTTTGCGGTTGGGGTGGTGCCGGTGCTTTCAGCGACGGTAAGTTGACGCTGTCGGCCGAGGTGGGAGGATTCCTGGGGGATCTGATGGATCGCGGAACCCTGTCAGAGCTTTTGAGTAAGGCGGATGCCCTCTACGTATCATCAGGCGCCCCTGATCGACTATACGGAGAAGACCCCCTGGATCTTCAGGACTTGGCCGACAGGGCCCGACTGGCCGATCTCGAACTCATTCCGTCCAGGATCAGGCATATCGGAACGGAGAATTGCCCGAAGGTGCTGGGAGAATTCCGCCGTTCCCTGGAGGGAAGGGTAGAGGTGTGGTGCGGTTGCAAGGTGCAAAGACTCCTCACCCGGGAAGGCGGGATAGAGGGAGTGGAACTGGAAGACGGAAAAACCGTCGAGGGACGTTTCGTGGTGGCGGCTCCGGGCCGCTCCGGAGCCGGGTGGATGAAGGAGCAGGCCGATGCCCTGGGACTTCACACCGTGGCCAGCCCCGTGGATATCGGGGTCAGGGTGGAGCTGCCGGCCGCTGTTCTCAAGGAAATCACGGACCGGGTCTATGAATCCAAGTTGATTTACTATTCCAAGACCTTTGACGACAAGGTACGCACCTTTTGTATGAATCCCCATGGTGAAGTGGTTCTTGAGAGGGGTGAAAATGTAATCACGGTGAACGGGCACAGTTATACCAGCAAGAGAACGGAGAACACCAATTTCGCCATCCTGGTAAGCAGCGCTTTCACCGACCCTTTTGACGATCCCATCGCCTACGGCCTCTATATTGCGAGGTTGGCCAACCTTCTGAGCGGAGGCGCCATCATCCAGAGGCTCGGTGACCTTCTTGCAGGTCGGCGCAGCACCCAGTCCCGCATCGACCGCTGCCTAACGCGGCCAACATTAAGGGAGGCCGTTGCAGGAGACTTGAGCTTCGTGTTTCCTTACCGCCACCTGGTGGATATCCTGGAGATGCTTCAGGCCCTGGAGAAAATAGCCCCTGGGGTCTATTCCCGCCATACCCTGCTCTATGGGGTGGAGGTCAAATTTTACAGCAACAGGATCCGCGTCACCCCGGAGATGGAGACCCAGGTGCGCAATCTTTTCGCGGTAGGGGACGGCGCGGGCATCACACGGGGTCTGCTCCAGGCCTCCGTAAGCGGGATTCTGGCGGCTAAGGCCATTTCGAGACGGCTGGAGGGGAAGTCCCCTTCGTGA